Proteins found in one Fibrobacter succinogenes genomic segment:
- a CDS encoding SUMF1/EgtB/PvdO family nonheme iron enzyme, whose protein sequence is MKIASLAAIFLCMACTLFCTACSDREKYIALNRGSLKAESWLEVEKNDSLKVCIDTKVRTWETSLDTEVLNDSCLKVQVPTLIGVYPINVLFSDLDISYKINLVVGMKYLNFKNEETLYGNDQFQMPASDTKIVSVTGTYLVDEYPVTNCEITQLMWDEIPLNPKNHQIEKEWSERKKSSMRNEKKCDAHDSAANMISLYMAMMYANARSIREGLKPYYKFSATKYRNIKIIEPESGEYDDSIINPRYQYVAIHYRDYTKQRKGPRHQYVIMSYDFSNHKEKAILVSIDSTSDGYRLPYYDEWMMLARGGEKKAMTPWCNNSTKIKDVTKYARFAKYKEHVKTEPVGQLLPNGYGLYDVLGLVEEHVLLEDHNWLRPNSYIMINPGGPERAEICRPGDCPYCLKEGENCPSCLKGGGLFHDWKRINYSYRSEDRYTGYSGGFRLIRNIGNNAKWSEVKSEKE, encoded by the coding sequence ATGAAAATAGCTTCTCTTGCGGCGATATTCCTCTGTATGGCTTGCACACTATTTTGTACAGCCTGCTCAGATAGGGAAAAATATATCGCTTTAAATCGAGGTTCTTTAAAAGCCGAAAGTTGGCTTGAAGTTGAAAAGAATGATTCTCTCAAGGTTTGTATTGACACAAAAGTCCGCACGTGGGAAACCTCGCTGGATACTGAAGTTCTAAACGATTCTTGCTTAAAAGTTCAAGTTCCAACGCTTATTGGTGTCTACCCAATTAACGTGCTGTTTTCCGACTTAGACATATCCTATAAAATCAATCTGGTCGTCGGCATGAAGTATTTGAACTTCAAAAATGAAGAAACTTTATACGGAAATGATCAGTTTCAAATGCCTGCGTCTGACACAAAGATAGTGTCTGTTACAGGAACTTATCTAGTAGATGAATACCCAGTTACCAATTGCGAAATTACACAGTTGATGTGGGATGAAATTCCCTTAAATCCAAAGAATCATCAGATTGAAAAAGAATGGTCTGAAAGAAAAAAGTCTAGCATGCGTAACGAAAAAAAATGCGATGCTCATGATTCTGCAGCAAATATGATTTCTTTGTATATGGCAATGATGTATGCCAATGCGCGCAGCATTCGAGAAGGACTAAAACCGTATTATAAATTTTCTGCGACAAAGTATAGAAATATAAAAATAATTGAACCTGAATCAGGTGAATATGACGATTCAATAATCAATCCGCGATATCAATATGTTGCAATTCACTATCGTGACTATACTAAACAACGCAAAGGACCAAGGCATCAATATGTCATTATGTCTTATGATTTTTCTAATCATAAAGAAAAAGCAATTCTTGTTAGCATAGATTCAACTTCTGATGGTTATCGGCTTCCATATTATGACGAATGGATGATGCTTGCTCGTGGTGGAGAAAAAAAGGCCATGACGCCTTGGTGCAATAATTCCACTAAAATTAAAGACGTTACAAAATATGCAAGATTTGCCAAATATAAGGAACATGTAAAAACAGAACCTGTAGGTCAGTTGCTGCCTAATGGTTATGGTCTATATGATGTTTTGGGCTTGGTGGAAGAACACGTTCTTTTAGAAGATCACAATTGGTTAAGACCTAATTCCTATATAATGATTAATCCAGGTGGACCTGAGAGAGCGGAAATATGCCGTCCAGGAGATTGTCCATATTGTTTAAAAGAAGGCGAAAATTGTCCGTCTTGTTTGAAGGGTGGAGGCCTTTTTCACGATTGGAAAAGGATAAACTATAGTTATCGTTCTGAGGATCGATATACAGGTTATTCCGGCGGTTTCCGCCTAATCCGCAACATCGGCAATAACGCCAAATGGAGCGAAGTCAAGTCAGAAAAAGAATAA
- a CDS encoding NADH-quinone oxidoreductase subunit N yields the protein MTNFAIPNFILPDVLLLIFPFVVIGIRLFVTTQSKVPWRMANIGFIAIFLLLNFIPLASGNGKFFICNWKVDDFGVLMREVLMVSALLGMWLSKDYFEHGADKKPPMHQIAEFIGAIAFATFGGFTVVSACDLLTFFLGLEIATIPMYALAAWNKRDQYGSEAATKYILMGSVATAFELFGFSYLYGFSGSLHFNEIQAAVASGSSPLLWIAVLFLFCGIGFKLTLFPFYTWAPDVYEGAPTPVTAVLSVTSKATAIAFLVVLVYGPLSPIQDKMAPLIALLAGVTLFVGNLGALKQSRLRRFMAYSSIAQAGYIMVALLGPATTAKTAIIYYLFVYAVSNYLAFFVFGIIGHHREETFQSLRGLSKQNPSLGIALAISMFSLAGIPPLAGFFGKFHLFFSGASTGHYALVAFAVLNNVIALFYYLQLIKAAWVDEPDGHLTPLRLTKRQREVIILLSAAVIVLGFLPFLSNNIFAGFMN from the coding sequence ATGACAAATTTTGCAATTCCAAACTTCATTCTACCTGACGTCTTGCTGCTGATTTTCCCGTTCGTCGTGATTGGGATACGCCTTTTCGTGACTACACAATCCAAGGTCCCTTGGCGTATGGCAAACATCGGCTTTATCGCCATTTTCCTCTTACTGAACTTCATCCCGCTCGCCAGTGGCAACGGCAAGTTCTTTATCTGCAACTGGAAAGTGGACGACTTTGGTGTGCTCATGCGCGAAGTGCTCATGGTGAGCGCTCTGCTTGGCATGTGGCTTTCCAAGGATTACTTTGAACACGGAGCCGACAAAAAGCCGCCTATGCACCAGATTGCCGAATTCATCGGAGCCATCGCATTTGCGACATTCGGCGGATTCACGGTCGTGAGTGCTTGCGACTTGCTCACATTCTTCCTCGGCCTCGAAATCGCAACCATCCCAATGTACGCTCTTGCCGCCTGGAACAAACGTGACCAGTACGGTTCCGAAGCCGCCACCAAGTACATCTTGATGGGCTCTGTAGCAACGGCATTTGAACTGTTCGGCTTCAGCTACCTCTACGGTTTCTCCGGGAGCCTCCACTTCAACGAAATCCAGGCCGCTGTCGCAAGCGGTTCTAGCCCGCTCTTGTGGATTGCCGTTCTGTTCCTCTTCTGCGGAATCGGTTTCAAGCTCACGCTGTTCCCGTTCTACACCTGGGCTCCGGACGTTTATGAAGGCGCCCCGACGCCGGTAACCGCCGTGCTTTCTGTGACATCGAAGGCAACCGCCATTGCATTCCTCGTCGTGCTCGTCTATGGCCCGCTCTCCCCGATTCAAGACAAGATGGCACCGCTCATTGCGCTCCTCGCAGGTGTCACGCTCTTTGTCGGAAACCTCGGTGCTTTAAAGCAGAGCCGCCTCCGCCGCTTCATGGCTTACAGCTCAATCGCTCAGGCCGGTTACATCATGGTCGCCTTGCTTGGCCCTGCAACAACCGCAAAAACAGCCATCATCTATTACCTCTTTGTCTATGCCGTTTCGAACTACCTCGCCTTCTTCGTGTTCGGCATTATCGGGCATCACCGCGAAGAAACATTCCAGTCGCTCCGTGGACTTTCTAAGCAGAACCCGAGCCTTGGCATTGCCCTTGCGATTTCGATGTTCAGCTTGGCAGGCATTCCGCCTCTCGCCGGATTCTTCGGCAAGTTCCACCTGTTCTTCAGCGGAGCCTCAACGGGCCATTACGCGCTCGTCGCATTTGCTGTTTTAAACAACGTCATTGCGCTCTTCTACTACTTGCAGCTCATCAAGGCCGCTTGGGTCGATGAACCGGATGGACACCTCACTCCGCTCCGCCTCACCAAGCGCCAGCGCGAAGTGATCATTCTCTTGAGCGCCGCCGTGATCGTTCTCGGATTCCTGCCGTTCCTGAGCAATAACATCTTTGCCGGATTTATGAATTAA
- the nuoL gene encoding NADH-quinone oxidoreductase subunit L — protein MIDDITLGYLILLFPLITFVVNGLFLGNKCAKAAAIFAVLCNGLAFAAAGTLAFHYFSSDFAPQKAILFDHTFIPFVGDLVARIGMLIDPLSVMMLVVVTFISFMVNIYSIGYMREDRAAGRFFALLSLFSFSMLGLVIATNLFQMFIFWELVGVSSYLLIGFWYHKPSAVSASKQAFILTRFADSFFLLGIVLVSYVVGSFDFSTLNSLSLINFQNEFINLGLVTVPKSEALVLGSILIFTGGWGKSAMFPMHIWLPNAMEGPTPVSSIIHSATMVVAGVYLVARLFPFFAICDNALTLIMWVGAFTMVFAAVIACTQKDIKRILAYSTLSQLGYMMFALGACKIGQVVAVTGWTASTFHIFTHAFFKCSLFLIAGSLIHQVGTNDLDAMGGLGKKMKLTYACTLISILAISGIPPFSGFFSKDEIILAAFQGHHYVVFGLALLTSGLTTFYMFRLFFLAFHGAPRHEGVKAGHVHEDFAMTLPIAILAIPALASGFAAQPLFEKFFVPGQLHVPQLMRLEHAEWIPYVAVGIAVVALVIAWLLYASPWAKVQRALDETNRSGIYKVIYHKFYFDEMYYAVVRQFIFGGIARVARAFNDYVIEGLLAFTVWFVHKLGDLVRFAQAGYLPFYLGTLIVGVLLWRFFGQLPL, from the coding sequence ATGATTGATGATATCACTCTCGGCTATTTGATTCTATTGTTCCCGCTCATCACGTTCGTCGTGAACGGGCTTTTCCTCGGAAACAAGTGCGCCAAAGCCGCCGCGATTTTCGCAGTCCTCTGCAACGGCCTTGCCTTTGCCGCCGCAGGCACACTCGCCTTCCATTACTTCAGTTCGGACTTCGCTCCACAAAAAGCAATTCTGTTCGACCATACGTTCATTCCGTTCGTGGGTGACCTTGTCGCAAGAATCGGCATGCTCATCGACCCGCTCTCCGTGATGATGCTCGTGGTGGTGACGTTCATCAGCTTCATGGTGAACATCTACAGCATCGGCTACATGCGCGAAGACCGCGCCGCCGGGCGATTCTTTGCATTGCTCTCGCTGTTCAGCTTCAGCATGCTCGGACTCGTCATTGCAACAAACCTTTTCCAGATGTTCATCTTTTGGGAACTGGTGGGCGTTTCGAGTTACTTGCTCATCGGTTTCTGGTACCACAAGCCAAGCGCCGTGAGCGCCTCCAAGCAGGCATTCATCCTCACCCGCTTTGCCGATAGCTTTTTCTTGCTCGGCATTGTGCTTGTAAGCTATGTCGTCGGGAGCTTCGACTTTTCAACGCTCAATTCGCTTAGCCTCATCAATTTCCAAAATGAATTCATCAACCTTGGCCTTGTGACAGTCCCCAAGTCCGAAGCACTCGTTCTCGGTTCCATCTTGATTTTCACCGGTGGCTGGGGCAAGTCCGCCATGTTCCCGATGCATATTTGGCTCCCGAATGCGATGGAAGGTCCGACTCCGGTCAGCTCGATCATTCACAGTGCAACGATGGTGGTCGCAGGCGTTTATTTGGTCGCTCGTCTGTTCCCGTTCTTTGCCATTTGCGATAACGCCCTCACGCTTATCATGTGGGTGGGCGCATTCACTATGGTCTTTGCAGCGGTTATCGCCTGTACGCAAAAGGACATCAAGCGCATTCTCGCCTACTCCACGCTTTCGCAGCTCGGTTACATGATGTTTGCGCTTGGCGCTTGCAAGATTGGGCAAGTCGTTGCCGTTACCGGTTGGACTGCTTCGACGTTCCACATCTTTACGCACGCTTTCTTCAAGTGCAGCTTGTTCCTCATCGCCGGTAGCTTGATCCATCAAGTCGGCACGAACGACCTCGATGCCATGGGCGGTCTCGGCAAGAAGATGAAGCTCACTTACGCTTGCACGCTTATTTCGATTCTCGCGATTTCGGGCATTCCGCCGTTCTCCGGATTCTTCTCCAAGGACGAAATCATTCTCGCCGCATTCCAAGGGCACCATTACGTTGTCTTCGGGCTTGCGCTCCTCACGAGCGGGCTCACGACATTCTACATGTTCCGCTTGTTCTTCCTCGCCTTCCACGGCGCTCCGCGTCACGAAGGCGTCAAGGCTGGCCATGTGCACGAAGATTTCGCCATGACACTCCCGATTGCCATTCTTGCGATACCCGCACTTGCAAGCGGATTTGCCGCCCAGCCCCTTTTCGAAAAGTTCTTTGTGCCGGGCCAATTGCATGTGCCGCAACTCATGAGGCTTGAACATGCCGAATGGATTCCGTATGTAGCCGTCGGCATTGCAGTCGTAGCGCTCGTCATCGCTTGGTTACTTTACGCAAGCCCATGGGCAAAAGTCCAGCGCGCTCTCGACGAAACGAACCGCAGCGGCATTTACAAAGTTATTTACCACAAGTTCTACTTCGATGAAATGTACTACGCCGTTGTCCGCCAGTTCATCTTTGGCGGTATCGCCCGCGTTGCCCGCGCATTCAACGATTACGTGATTGAAGGACTCCTCGCCTTTACGGTCTGGTTTGTCCACAAGCTCGGTGACTTGGTCCGTTTTGCCCAGGCCGGATACTTGCCGTTCTATTTGGGCACATTGATTGTTGGCGTTCTCCTTTGGCGATTCTTCGGCCAGCTTCCCCTGTAA
- the nuoK gene encoding NADH-quinone oxidoreductase subunit NuoK yields the protein MNLLNCLILAFLLFGIGVWGLMRRRHLIGMLISIELMLNAANINFISFAYFTAHDATAGALFSIFVIAVTACEMAIALAIIVTMYRRHKSLDVDQLRDLHD from the coding sequence ATGAACCTTTTGAATTGTTTGATTCTCGCCTTTTTGCTGTTCGGGATTGGCGTTTGGGGCCTCATGCGCCGCCGCCATCTCATCGGCATGCTCATTTCCATTGAGCTCATGCTGAATGCAGCAAACATCAACTTTATCAGTTTTGCCTACTTCACCGCACACGATGCGACTGCAGGCGCTCTGTTCAGTATCTTTGTCATTGCCGTGACGGCTTGCGAAATGGCCATCGCCCTTGCGATTATCGTGACCATGTACCGCCGCCACAAGAGTCTTGACGTTGACCAGTTGAGGGACCTCCATGATTGA
- a CDS encoding NuoM family protein, translated as MNTILFNSIWVLPLLTVLACVLIPVTYEKTLRTIHVTSATIVLAIVCYLTYAVYALSGTPTDPAAAPLALRFFTDIPWLSMFNAHYIVGADGLNMLLLALTAFIVWAGVLVSLKIKGNQKIFFALIQLLATSVYGVYMSFDLVLFFVFYEMEALCMYLMIACYGSGKRDYGGKKLTLTLAFGSSMILATLFGLFFESDATSWNLIEIAKTTLPMDFQMWAFPLMFMGFAVSSSLFPFHFWSPDGHSAAPTAVSMLAAGVMMKMGAYGCLRVAMFLMPEAAKIWLPYVVALLIFNVVLGPFIAIRHKDLKYITAYSSISHLGLIFLGLAAMTPIGLRGASLQMISHGFLTGLFFATIGMIYERTHTRDITEMGGIMRKMPFLGVGFVLAGFAGLGLPGFSGFIAESTIFIGAFQQDSTLTRIVTILAILSITTTAVYILQTANRMLHGPLPQKYEGLTDGCFREKLVIVVLVACLLFIGVCPGWISELLDQSIAPIFEKISSAGL; from the coding sequence ATGAATACAATACTTTTTAACTCCATTTGGGTCCTCCCCCTCTTAACGGTTCTCGCCTGCGTACTGATTCCCGTCACGTACGAAAAAACGCTCCGAACCATCCACGTCACGTCGGCAACGATTGTTCTTGCAATTGTCTGCTACTTGACTTATGCCGTCTATGCCCTCTCGGGAACACCGACCGATCCGGCAGCCGCACCGCTTGCGCTCCGCTTCTTCACGGATATTCCGTGGCTTTCGATGTTCAATGCCCATTACATTGTCGGCGCTGACGGTCTCAACATGCTGTTGCTTGCGCTCACGGCGTTCATCGTCTGGGCTGGCGTGCTTGTAAGCCTCAAAATCAAAGGGAATCAAAAGATTTTCTTTGCACTTATCCAGCTTTTAGCAACAAGCGTTTACGGCGTCTATATGAGCTTTGACTTGGTGCTTTTCTTTGTGTTCTACGAAATGGAAGCACTTTGCATGTACTTGATGATCGCCTGCTACGGCAGCGGCAAGCGCGATTACGGTGGTAAAAAGCTCACCTTGACACTCGCGTTTGGCTCTTCGATGATTCTTGCGACGCTTTTCGGGCTTTTCTTCGAAAGCGACGCTACCAGCTGGAACCTCATTGAAATTGCAAAGACGACTCTCCCGATGGATTTCCAGATGTGGGCCTTCCCGCTCATGTTCATGGGATTCGCCGTTTCAAGTTCGCTCTTCCCGTTCCACTTCTGGAGCCCGGACGGTCACTCCGCCGCACCGACCGCCGTTTCGATGCTCGCTGCCGGCGTCATGATGAAAATGGGAGCCTACGGATGCCTCCGCGTTGCCATGTTCCTCATGCCCGAAGCCGCCAAGATTTGGCTCCCGTACGTTGTAGCGCTCCTTATCTTTAACGTGGTTCTCGGCCCGTTCATCGCCATTCGCCACAAAGATCTCAAGTACATCACCGCTTACAGTTCCATCAGCCACTTGGGTCTCATCTTCTTAGGCCTTGCCGCCATGACGCCCATTGGACTTCGCGGCGCTAGCCTCCAGATGATTTCTCACGGCTTCTTGACAGGCCTCTTCTTTGCCACCATCGGCATGATTTACGAACGCACCCACACCCGCGATATCACGGAAATGGGCGGTATCATGCGCAAGATGCCGTTCCTTGGCGTTGGCTTTGTGCTTGCCGGTTTCGCAGGGCTCGGCCTCCCGGGCTTTAGCGGATTCATCGCCGAAAGCACCATCTTCATTGGCGCATTCCAGCAAGATTCCACGCTCACGCGCATCGTGACGATTCTCGCCATTCTCTCCATCACGACGACCGCCGTCTACATTCTGCAAACCGCGAACCGTATGCTTCACGGCCCGCTCCCGCAGAAGTACGAAGGCCTCACCGATGGATGCTTCCGCGAAAAGTTGGTCATCGTCGTTCTCGTTGCCTGCTTGTTGTTCATCGGTGTTTGCCCCGGCTGGATTTCGGAACTCCTGGACCAGAGCATAGCTCCGATTTTTGAAAAGATTTCATCGGCAGGTTTATAG